Proteins co-encoded in one Aphelocoma coerulescens isolate FSJ_1873_10779 chromosome 21, UR_Acoe_1.0, whole genome shotgun sequence genomic window:
- the CFAP74 gene encoding cilia- and flagella-associated protein 74 isoform X6, translating into MEDHETSYSEGEQQISPLVFLEEEEERGEEEEEESEEEEKEREEEEEEEERQEEEKEDAAGQLPGVEEHWEEYELEEELAGGGKMENKDTSEDVGDQSDSSMQSSEHSLGNTGNIQPLKPADKIRISASQRNLQLLDDMIWEKELVVQKTSDTLSACRLRSRMLAKQLDHVDMEIEREEEAGNVAAVSRLQALSSRLCTELEREKELELRIALTLKQNLVEMWQIKTKQGKYDILREQLQKDEEELQMQYQEEREVRIWKEKITALQAEGRRRTQEKREEEAQRECEERNKKILEDAKRNHEKAVCFLRQSMARIHEKNAKEEVKAQEHMERRIQAVLSLKTSITSNRERLQTLQNLNKAKALEAKKEEMKMKEAILAEGGNVIREIFLHKRQQEHEKKKEAFRELQKSRKMEIVSRILQEKASIHKQKKSQSPTKAIKARGKLEGPLLQRREAWQSEETCKHADGEKSQSWRSPSVCSLAGERTAPQGESSENRPQDVLWKSDDEDTERDQTLLVPEFPGLWSRQYDLHKVPKAEDPTRLAVRAMRKKKAEKKMEELQTGILHKQTVPARGHKGCAFHSKPSCIHFKDFDVGQIYKKKIVLTNASYSVNYCRLVGISECLKDFISVHFDPPGKVSSGMSCEFLVTFKSMINEGLEGEVMFMAQTGPFSVPLKCTVKTCILALDKELIDFGSLVVGETISRTISLTNSGALGTRFKVQTSAGATSTLRAAVKSAPARVVTQHSSACDPEEESSVSPVAAGDQNKDCAAQEPKSSSAMEQLGQGELNTRSDLDTDNADNLVELSPKEIPVEIMLGKVTEGEIGPFSSVKIPVLFVPAVPGDVRAEFVIVLDNPDCKPLNFSAIGVSVDVPIWVPQPSVDLRICLYERLYQDSVEVRSRATTTLRLKFEVCRELSKHMELLPKTGYIQAQSSFSAQLRFLPRQSLPEDAGSYFNAETGILEVPVTVLLVDKAIKVNFTVHAIVTTSDLEISPAQINFGYCTIYEAVQANVILTNKSILPQEFGFVGLPEFVEVQPNDGFGIILPLESLTLDIIFKATKAKEYSFEMTCRTEINRQFKLSCKAVGVHPPLELSHSLVQFAATALNSMSSATLDVINSHVDGNPLTHPVPRIGSGDPVPVGPTSFEFHVPRDCPVTVTPSVGTVLPGQKSSIRVSFSPALSDQQIGEEAARRLSTAAVPEAGVQSPLGKKKKDAKKEQKKSSVSIPGGKAGSRKSLTAVNSPKEPKPEELKPDSDSYRAAQASLTRSFRGSFNKYIIPCFVASGHATGEEGSGNLTCSPHNTLYLELHCPAVAPPVLITSDTGNNVANFGDISVVFSFLAGQRMMKRITIENISPGKLELGFSVLNPNGPFLLVRAVGMLEPGESKPLIISFCPREDKWFLETLDIQVAKTNLSLCLSGHGVMPSTVCSVGEVLDMGYVMARDTVTSTIKA; encoded by the exons ATGGAAGATCATGAGACCAGTTATAGTGAGGGAGAACAGCAAATATCTCCTCTAGTGTTtctagaggaagaagaagaaagaggagaagaggaggaagaagaaagtgaagaggaggaaaaagaaagagaagaggaagaggaagaggaagaaaggcaagaggaagaaaaagaagatgcAGCTGGTCAGCTCCCTGGCGTGGAAGAACACTGGGAAG AATATGAGCTGGAAGAAGAATTGGCTGGTGGTGGCAAGATGGAAAACAAGGACACTTCTGAAGATGTCGGAGACCAGTCTGATTCTAGCAT GCAAAGCTCAGAACACTCTTTGGGCAACACTGGTAACATTCAGCCtctgaagcctgcagacaaaATTCGCATCTCAGCCTCACAGAGGAACCTCCAATTGCTCGATGACATGATCTGGGAAAAGGAACTGGTGGTCCAAAAAACCAG TGACACGCTGAGTGCCTGTCGGCTGCGGAGCAGGATGCTGGCAAAGCAGCTGGATCATGTAGACATGGAAAtagagagagaggaggaggctggCAATGT CGCAGCCGTGTCCCGCCTGCAGGCCCTGAGCAGCCGATTGTGCACTGAactggagagggagaaggagctgGAGTTGAGAATTGCTTTGACACTAAAACAAAACTT GGTTGAGATGTGGCAGATAAAAACTAAGCAGGGAAAATATGACATCCTCCGTGAACAACTTCAAAAAGATGAGGAGGAGCTACAGATGCAATACCAGGAGGAAAGAGAAGTGAggatttggaaggaaaaaataacagcCCTGCAAGCAGAAGGGAGGCGTCGGACTCAAGAGAA AAGAGAGGAGGAAGCCCAGAGAGAAtgtgaagaaagaaataaaaaaatcctcgAGGATGCCAAAAGGAACCATGAGAAAGCAGTCTGCTTCCTGAGGCAAAGCATGGCAAG AATtcatgaaaaaaatgcaaaggaaGAAGTGAAAGCTCAGGAGCATATGGAGAGAAGGATACAAGCTGTGCTTTCCCTGAAAACCAGCATCACTTCCAACAGG GAAAGGCTCCAAACTCTCCAGAATTTGAACAAAGCAAAGGCCTTGGAGGCAAAGAAGGAGGAGATGAAAATGAAGGAAGCCATCCTAGCAGAAGGAGGCAATGTTATCAGGGAAATTTTTCTCCATAAACGTCAGCAAGagcatgaaaaaaagaaaga AGCTTTTAGAGAACTGCAGAAATCAAGAAAAATGGAGATTGTGTCTCGAATTTTGCAAGAAAAAGCTTCTAttcacaagcagaaaaaaagtcagTCCCCTACTAAGGCAATTAAGGCTCGTGGTAAACTTGAGGGTCCTTTACTGCAGAGGCGGGAAGCCTGGCAAAGTGAGGAGACCTGCAAACATGCAGATGGAGAAAAATCACAG TCGTGGCGCTCTCCATCAGTTTGTTCCTTGGCTGGGGAGAGAACTGCTCCCCAGGGAGAGAGTTCTGAGAACAGACCCCAGGATGTGCTCTGGAAAAGTGATGATGAGGACACAGAGAGGGACCAAACCCTCCTAGTACCGGAGTTCCCAGGACTTTGGAGTCGACAATATGATTTGCACAAG GTACCCAAAGCAGAAGATCCAACACGGTTGGCTGTAAgggcaatgagaaaaaaaaaggctgagaaaaaaatggaggaaCTCCAAACTGGAATTCTTCACAAGCAAACTGTGCCTGCTCGGGGACATAAGGGCTGTGCTTTCCACAGCAAACCCAGCTGCATTCATTTCAAG GATTTTGATGTTGGTCAAATCTACAAAAAGAAGATAGTTTTGACAAATGCATCCTACAGTGTTAATTACTGCAGGCTGGTGGGAATCAGTGAATGTCTCAAGGACTTCATCAGTGTTCA TTTTGACCCACCTGGCAAAGTGTCTTCTGGGATGTCCTGTGAATTCCTGGTAACATTTAAGTCAATG aTAAATGAAGGGCTAGAAGGAGAAGTCATGTTTATGGCCCAGACAGGTCCTTTTTCTGTTCCACTGAAATGCACAGTCAAGACGTGCATT CTGGCTCTGGATAAAGAGCTCATTGACTTTGGCAGCCTTGTGGTGGGAGAGACGATTTCACGGACCATCAGCCTGACAAACAGCGGGGCTTTGGGAACCAGATTCAAAGTTCAGACGTCAGCAGGTGCCACAAGTACCCTCAGAGCAGCAGTAAAATCTGCTCCTGCAAGAGTG GTCACTCAACATTCCAGTGCCTGTGACCCTGAAGAGGAAAGCAGTGTGAGTCCAGTGGCAGCTGGGGATCAAAACAAGGACTGTGCAGCCCAGGAGCCCAAGAGCAGCAGTGCCATGG AACAACTTGGCCAAGGAGAATTAAATACCAGATCAGATCTGGACACAGACAATGCAGATAATTTAGTGGAACTTTCTCCCAAAGAAATACCAGTTGAAATTATGCTTGGAAAG GTAACTGAGGGTGAGATTGGACCCTTCAGCTCAGTGAAAATTCCAGTCCTGTttgtcccagctgtccctggagatgTGAGGGCAGAGTTTGTGATTGTGTTGGACAACCCAGACTGCAAACCA CTGAACTTCAGTGCCATTGGAGTTTCTGTGGATGTGCCCATCTGGGTGCCCCAGCCCAGCGTGGACCTCAGGATCTGCCTGTACGAGCGGCTGTACCAGGACAGCGTCGAGGTGCGGAGCAG AGCAACAACCACGCTGCGTTTGAAGTTTGAGGTGTGCAGAGAATTGAGCAAGCACATGGAGCTGCTTCCAAAAACAGGCTACATCCAGGCTCAGTCATCCTTCAGTGCACAGCTCAGGTTCCTGCCCAG GCAGTCCCTTCCTGAAGATGCAGGGAGCTATTTCAATGCAGAGACAGGAATCCTGGAGGTCCCAGTGACAGTCCTGCTCGTGGACAAG GCTATAAAAGTTAATTTTACTGTCCATGCCATTGTTACTACTTCTGATTTGGAAATCAGCCCAGCACAGATCAACTTTGGATACTGCACGATCTATGAAGCTGTGCAGGCAAATGTCATCCTCACAAACAAATCCATCTTGCCACAGGAGTTTGGATTTGTGGGACTGCCAGAG TTTGTTGAAGTTCAACCCAACGATGGATTTGGAATTATTCTTCCCCTGGAAAGCCTGACACTGGACATAATCTTTAAAGCCACCAAGGCAAAAGAGTACAGCTTTGAGATGACGTGCAGGACAGAGATCAACAG acAATTCAAGCTGTCATGCAAAGCAGTTGGAGTCCACCCACCTCTTGAATTGTCTCATTCCTTGGTTCAGTTTGCTGCTACAGCCCTGAACTCCATGTCTTCAGCCACTCTGGATGTGATCAATTCCCATGTGGATGGGAACCCCCTCACTCACCCCGTCCCACGGATTGGCAGTGGGGACCCTGTCCCAGTTGGCCCCACTTCCTTTGAGTTCCACGTGCCCCGAGACTGTCCTGTGACTGTTACACCTTCTGTGGGAACTGTGCTGCCTGGGCAG AAAAGCTCCATCCGAGTGTCCTTCAGCCCGGCGCTGTCGGATCAGCAAATCGGGGAAGAGGCAGCGCGGAggctcagcacagcagctgtgccagaggcagGAGTACAA TCTCCACTGggcaaaaagaagaaagatgcaaagaaagagcaaaagaaaTCGAGTGTTTCCATtcctggaggaaaggctggaAGCAGGAAAAGCCTGACTGCTGTAAATAGCCCTAAAGAGCCAAAACCCGAAGAGTTAAAGCCTGA TTCTGATTCTTATAGGGCAGCCCAGGCTTCCCTGACGAGGAGTTTCAGAGGCAGCTTTAACAAATACATCATCCCATGCTTTGTTGCAAGTGGCCACGCCACTGGAGAGGAGGGCTCTGGGAACTTAACCTGCAG CCCTCACAACACCTTGTACCTGGAGCTGCACTGCCCCGCTGTAGCCCCGCCGGTTCTGATCACTTCCGACACCGGGAACAACGTGGCcaattttggggacatttctgTAG TGTTTTCATTCCTTGCAGGCCAAAGAATGATGAAGAGAATTACAATAGAAAACATCTCTCCAGGGAAGCTGGAA CTGGGATTCTCAGTTCTGAATCCCAATGGCCCCTTCCTGTTGGTCAGAGCAGTTGGAATGCTTGAGCCAGGTGAAAGTAAACCCCTCATCATCTCTTTTTGTCCAAGGGAGGATAAATGG TTCTTGGAAACTCTGGACATCCAGGTGGCAAAAACCAACCTCAGCCTCTGCCTCTCCGGGCACGGGGTGATGCCAAGCACTGTGTGCTCCGTGGGAGAGGTGCTGGACATGGGATATGtcatggccagggacacagtGACGTCCACAATCAAG GCCTGA
- the CFAP74 gene encoding cilia- and flagella-associated protein 74 isoform X1 gives MEDHETSYSEGEQQISPLVFLEEEEERGEEEEEESEEEEKEREEEEEEEERQEEEKEDAAGQLPGVEEHWEEYELEEELAGGGKMENKDTSEDVGDQSDSSMQSSEHSLGNTGNIQPLKPADKIRISASQRNLQLLDDMIWEKELVVQKTSDTLSACRLRSRMLAKQLDHVDMEIEREEEAGNVAAVSRLQALSSRLCTELEREKELELRIALTLKQNLVEMWQIKTKQGKYDILREQLQKDEEELQMQYQEEREVRIWKEKITALQAEGRRRTQEKREEEAQRECEERNKKILEDAKRNHEKAVCFLRQSMARIHEKNAKEEVKAQEHMERRIQAVLSLKTSITSNRERLQTLQNLNKAKALEAKKEEMKMKEAILAEGGNVIREIFLHKRQQEHEKKKEAFRELQKSRKMEIVSRILQEKASIHKQKKSQSPTKAIKARGKLEGPLLQRREAWQSEETCKHADGEKSQSWRSPSVCSLAGERTAPQGESSENRPQDVLWKSDDEDTERDQTLLVPEFPGLWSRQYDLHKVPKAEDPTRLAVRAMRKKKAEKKMEELQTGILHKQTVPARGHKGCAFHSKPSCIHFKDFDVGQIYKKKIVLTNASYSVNYCRLVGISECLKDFISVHFDPPGKVSSGMSCEFLVTFKSMINEGLEGEVMFMAQTGPFSVPLKCTVKTCILALDKELIDFGSLVVGETISRTISLTNSGALGTRFKVQTSAGATSTLRAAVKSAPARVVTQHSSACDPEEESSVSPVAAGDQNKDCAAQEPKSSSAMEQLGQGELNTRSDLDTDNADNLVELSPKEIPVEIMLGKVTEGEIGPFSSVKIPVLFVPAVPGDVRAEFVIVLDNPDCKPLNFSAIGVSVDVPIWVPQPSVDLRICLYERLYQDSVEVRSRATTTLRLKFEVCRELSKHMELLPKTGYIQAQSSFSAQLRFLPRQSLPEDAGSYFNAETGILEVPVTVLLVDKAIKVNFTVHAIVTTSDLEISPAQINFGYCTIYEAVQANVILTNKSILPQEFGFVGLPEFVEVQPNDGFGIILPLESLTLDIIFKATKAKEYSFEMTCRTEINRQFKLSCKAVGVHPPLELSHSLVQFAATALNSMSSATLDVINSHVDGNPLTHPVPRIGSGDPVPVGPTSFEFHVPRDCPVTVTPSVGTVLPGQKSSIRVSFSPALSDQQIGEEAARRLSTAAVPEAGVQSPLGKKKKDAKKEQKKSSVSIPGGKAGSRKSLTAVNSPKEPKPEELKPDSDSYRAAQASLTRSFRGSFNKYIIPCFVASGHATGEEGSGNLTCSPHNTLYLELHCPAVAPPVLITSDTGNNVANFGDISVVFSFLAGQRMMKRITIENISPGKLELGFSVLNPNGPFLLVRAVGMLEPGESKPLIISFCPREDKWFLETLDIQVAKTNLSLCLSGHGVMPSTVCSVGEVLDMGYVMARDTVTSTIKIENTSTLTLPFSVQLESLSPAWDRDRQKIPSFLTSSVQRTEIVGTQNYNGFSVFSVSPTEGKIEAGESQDFVVTFSPDHESLYYSDRLKVLLFGKQTAHEIQLKGAARDHPMFVEGGVPLDVPVESLAVTSPVASQKARERGPQEAVRSLLLLLEYVEGSAEPARAELTVGAMQSPLLAAKKAVEFSLDNAPELQRAGFALDGPKGALERGQLRRIGVSWVPPADLQTSDPPLVSALLTVKGDITESYRVLFMARVVSASAATD, from the exons ATGGAAGATCATGAGACCAGTTATAGTGAGGGAGAACAGCAAATATCTCCTCTAGTGTTtctagaggaagaagaagaaagaggagaagaggaggaagaagaaagtgaagaggaggaaaaagaaagagaagaggaagaggaagaggaagaaaggcaagaggaagaaaaagaagatgcAGCTGGTCAGCTCCCTGGCGTGGAAGAACACTGGGAAG AATATGAGCTGGAAGAAGAATTGGCTGGTGGTGGCAAGATGGAAAACAAGGACACTTCTGAAGATGTCGGAGACCAGTCTGATTCTAGCAT GCAAAGCTCAGAACACTCTTTGGGCAACACTGGTAACATTCAGCCtctgaagcctgcagacaaaATTCGCATCTCAGCCTCACAGAGGAACCTCCAATTGCTCGATGACATGATCTGGGAAAAGGAACTGGTGGTCCAAAAAACCAG TGACACGCTGAGTGCCTGTCGGCTGCGGAGCAGGATGCTGGCAAAGCAGCTGGATCATGTAGACATGGAAAtagagagagaggaggaggctggCAATGT CGCAGCCGTGTCCCGCCTGCAGGCCCTGAGCAGCCGATTGTGCACTGAactggagagggagaaggagctgGAGTTGAGAATTGCTTTGACACTAAAACAAAACTT GGTTGAGATGTGGCAGATAAAAACTAAGCAGGGAAAATATGACATCCTCCGTGAACAACTTCAAAAAGATGAGGAGGAGCTACAGATGCAATACCAGGAGGAAAGAGAAGTGAggatttggaaggaaaaaataacagcCCTGCAAGCAGAAGGGAGGCGTCGGACTCAAGAGAA AAGAGAGGAGGAAGCCCAGAGAGAAtgtgaagaaagaaataaaaaaatcctcgAGGATGCCAAAAGGAACCATGAGAAAGCAGTCTGCTTCCTGAGGCAAAGCATGGCAAG AATtcatgaaaaaaatgcaaaggaaGAAGTGAAAGCTCAGGAGCATATGGAGAGAAGGATACAAGCTGTGCTTTCCCTGAAAACCAGCATCACTTCCAACAGG GAAAGGCTCCAAACTCTCCAGAATTTGAACAAAGCAAAGGCCTTGGAGGCAAAGAAGGAGGAGATGAAAATGAAGGAAGCCATCCTAGCAGAAGGAGGCAATGTTATCAGGGAAATTTTTCTCCATAAACGTCAGCAAGagcatgaaaaaaagaaaga AGCTTTTAGAGAACTGCAGAAATCAAGAAAAATGGAGATTGTGTCTCGAATTTTGCAAGAAAAAGCTTCTAttcacaagcagaaaaaaagtcagTCCCCTACTAAGGCAATTAAGGCTCGTGGTAAACTTGAGGGTCCTTTACTGCAGAGGCGGGAAGCCTGGCAAAGTGAGGAGACCTGCAAACATGCAGATGGAGAAAAATCACAG TCGTGGCGCTCTCCATCAGTTTGTTCCTTGGCTGGGGAGAGAACTGCTCCCCAGGGAGAGAGTTCTGAGAACAGACCCCAGGATGTGCTCTGGAAAAGTGATGATGAGGACACAGAGAGGGACCAAACCCTCCTAGTACCGGAGTTCCCAGGACTTTGGAGTCGACAATATGATTTGCACAAG GTACCCAAAGCAGAAGATCCAACACGGTTGGCTGTAAgggcaatgagaaaaaaaaaggctgagaaaaaaatggaggaaCTCCAAACTGGAATTCTTCACAAGCAAACTGTGCCTGCTCGGGGACATAAGGGCTGTGCTTTCCACAGCAAACCCAGCTGCATTCATTTCAAG GATTTTGATGTTGGTCAAATCTACAAAAAGAAGATAGTTTTGACAAATGCATCCTACAGTGTTAATTACTGCAGGCTGGTGGGAATCAGTGAATGTCTCAAGGACTTCATCAGTGTTCA TTTTGACCCACCTGGCAAAGTGTCTTCTGGGATGTCCTGTGAATTCCTGGTAACATTTAAGTCAATG aTAAATGAAGGGCTAGAAGGAGAAGTCATGTTTATGGCCCAGACAGGTCCTTTTTCTGTTCCACTGAAATGCACAGTCAAGACGTGCATT CTGGCTCTGGATAAAGAGCTCATTGACTTTGGCAGCCTTGTGGTGGGAGAGACGATTTCACGGACCATCAGCCTGACAAACAGCGGGGCTTTGGGAACCAGATTCAAAGTTCAGACGTCAGCAGGTGCCACAAGTACCCTCAGAGCAGCAGTAAAATCTGCTCCTGCAAGAGTG GTCACTCAACATTCCAGTGCCTGTGACCCTGAAGAGGAAAGCAGTGTGAGTCCAGTGGCAGCTGGGGATCAAAACAAGGACTGTGCAGCCCAGGAGCCCAAGAGCAGCAGTGCCATGG AACAACTTGGCCAAGGAGAATTAAATACCAGATCAGATCTGGACACAGACAATGCAGATAATTTAGTGGAACTTTCTCCCAAAGAAATACCAGTTGAAATTATGCTTGGAAAG GTAACTGAGGGTGAGATTGGACCCTTCAGCTCAGTGAAAATTCCAGTCCTGTttgtcccagctgtccctggagatgTGAGGGCAGAGTTTGTGATTGTGTTGGACAACCCAGACTGCAAACCA CTGAACTTCAGTGCCATTGGAGTTTCTGTGGATGTGCCCATCTGGGTGCCCCAGCCCAGCGTGGACCTCAGGATCTGCCTGTACGAGCGGCTGTACCAGGACAGCGTCGAGGTGCGGAGCAG AGCAACAACCACGCTGCGTTTGAAGTTTGAGGTGTGCAGAGAATTGAGCAAGCACATGGAGCTGCTTCCAAAAACAGGCTACATCCAGGCTCAGTCATCCTTCAGTGCACAGCTCAGGTTCCTGCCCAG GCAGTCCCTTCCTGAAGATGCAGGGAGCTATTTCAATGCAGAGACAGGAATCCTGGAGGTCCCAGTGACAGTCCTGCTCGTGGACAAG GCTATAAAAGTTAATTTTACTGTCCATGCCATTGTTACTACTTCTGATTTGGAAATCAGCCCAGCACAGATCAACTTTGGATACTGCACGATCTATGAAGCTGTGCAGGCAAATGTCATCCTCACAAACAAATCCATCTTGCCACAGGAGTTTGGATTTGTGGGACTGCCAGAG TTTGTTGAAGTTCAACCCAACGATGGATTTGGAATTATTCTTCCCCTGGAAAGCCTGACACTGGACATAATCTTTAAAGCCACCAAGGCAAAAGAGTACAGCTTTGAGATGACGTGCAGGACAGAGATCAACAG acAATTCAAGCTGTCATGCAAAGCAGTTGGAGTCCACCCACCTCTTGAATTGTCTCATTCCTTGGTTCAGTTTGCTGCTACAGCCCTGAACTCCATGTCTTCAGCCACTCTGGATGTGATCAATTCCCATGTGGATGGGAACCCCCTCACTCACCCCGTCCCACGGATTGGCAGTGGGGACCCTGTCCCAGTTGGCCCCACTTCCTTTGAGTTCCACGTGCCCCGAGACTGTCCTGTGACTGTTACACCTTCTGTGGGAACTGTGCTGCCTGGGCAG AAAAGCTCCATCCGAGTGTCCTTCAGCCCGGCGCTGTCGGATCAGCAAATCGGGGAAGAGGCAGCGCGGAggctcagcacagcagctgtgccagaggcagGAGTACAA TCTCCACTGggcaaaaagaagaaagatgcaaagaaagagcaaaagaaaTCGAGTGTTTCCATtcctggaggaaaggctggaAGCAGGAAAAGCCTGACTGCTGTAAATAGCCCTAAAGAGCCAAAACCCGAAGAGTTAAAGCCTGA TTCTGATTCTTATAGGGCAGCCCAGGCTTCCCTGACGAGGAGTTTCAGAGGCAGCTTTAACAAATACATCATCCCATGCTTTGTTGCAAGTGGCCACGCCACTGGAGAGGAGGGCTCTGGGAACTTAACCTGCAG CCCTCACAACACCTTGTACCTGGAGCTGCACTGCCCCGCTGTAGCCCCGCCGGTTCTGATCACTTCCGACACCGGGAACAACGTGGCcaattttggggacatttctgTAG TGTTTTCATTCCTTGCAGGCCAAAGAATGATGAAGAGAATTACAATAGAAAACATCTCTCCAGGGAAGCTGGAA CTGGGATTCTCAGTTCTGAATCCCAATGGCCCCTTCCTGTTGGTCAGAGCAGTTGGAATGCTTGAGCCAGGTGAAAGTAAACCCCTCATCATCTCTTTTTGTCCAAGGGAGGATAAATGG TTCTTGGAAACTCTGGACATCCAGGTGGCAAAAACCAACCTCAGCCTCTGCCTCTCCGGGCACGGGGTGATGCCAAGCACTGTGTGCTCCGTGGGAGAGGTGCTGGACATGGGATATGtcatggccagggacacagtGACGTCCACAATCAAG ATAGAGAACACTTCCACCCTGACCCTGCCGTTCTCCGTACAACTGGAGTCGCTCTCACCAGCGTGGGACAGAGACCGGCAGAAAATTCCATCCTTTCTTACATCCTCTGTGCAGAGAACAGAGATTGTTG GAACACAGAACTATAATGGCTTCAGTGTGTTCAGTGTCTCTccaacagaaggaaaaattgaGGCTGGGGAGAGCCAGGATTTTGTTGTTACTTTCAGCCCTGATCATGAAAGTCTCTACTACTCCGACCGTCTCAAGGTTCTGCTCTTTGGCAAG CAAACAGCCCACGAGATCCAGCTGAAGGGTGCAGCCCGTGATCACCCCATGTTTGTGGAGGGGGGAGTGCCCCTGGATGTGCCCGTGGAGTCCTTGGCTGTGACCTCACCTGTGGCATCACAGAAAGCACGGGAAAGAG GGCCACAAGAAGCAGTGaggtcccttctcctgctcctggagTACGTGGAGGGCtcagcagagccagccagggcagAGCTCACCGTTGGGGCCATGCAAAGTCCTCTGCTGGCAGCCAAGAAG GCCGTGGAGTTCAGCCTGGACAACGCTCCGGAGCTGCAGCGGGCCGGGTTCGCCCTGGACGGCCCGAAAGGAGCCCTGGAGCGCGGGCAGCTCAGGCGCATCGGCGTCTCGTGGGTGCCACCTGCCGACCTGCAG ACCAGTGACCCCCCACTTGTGTCAGCCCTCCTGACTGTAAAAGGTGACATTACGGAATCCTACCGAGTCCTCTTCATGGCAAGAGTTGTGTCTGCATCTGCTGCCACTGACTGA